A window of Variovorax paradoxus genomic DNA:
GGCGCGAACACCAGCAGCGCGCGATAGCCGCCCGTCTGACCGGTATGAAAGTAGAGCGTGCGGCCGGCCTTCTCGCGGATGCGGATGGCGTAGCCCAACTCGTACTTGTCGTCATGGCCCAGCGGCGCGAGCGCGCGTTCCGCCGCCGCGCCCAGCGGACCCTTGCGGCCGGCCATGAGTGCGCGCGCGAACACCAGCAGGTCGGCCGCCGTGGAACGCAGGGCGCCGGCACCCGCGAGCGCGTCGAAGTCCCATGGTGCGCGCGGCGCCTTGTCCTCGTAGCCGGGCGCGAGGCGGGTGGTCTCCGAGCCGAGATGCTGCATCGTGTCCTTCATGCCCAGCGGCGCTGCGATGTTCTCCTGCACCAGCATTTCCCAGGGCTTGCCGTAATGGTCCGCGAGCACCTGCCCGAGCAGGCCCAGTCCCAGGCTGCTGTAGGGGCCATTGCAGGGCGGTGCGCGGTCGAGCTTCAGCGTCGACAGGCCCGTGAGCAAGCGATTGCGATCGGTGCGCGCGAACGGGTTGCCGTCGGTCATCGAGGGCGAACCCGGCAGCATGCCGGGCAGGCAGGCGGTGTGCGTCACCAGTTGCCGAAGCGTGATGGAGGCGACCTCGGACGGCAGCGTCACCTGGCCGGCCAGCAGTGTGCCGAGCGTGTCGTCGAGCGACAGGTCGCCGCGCTCGACCGCCTGTGCCAGCAACACGCCGGTGAAGAGCTTGCTGATAGAGCCGACTTCGAAGATCGGCTGCCCGTCCGCCGCGATCTCCCGCACCGGGCCGACCTGCGCGACGCTGTTGTGCTGCATCGCGAAGCGCGCATTGCCCTGGCGCGAGACGCCGACCACGATGCTGCCGGGCGCGTCGTGCATCACGCGCGCGGCGATCTCGGCCGGCGGCGTGGCGAAGCTCAGCGGTTCCGCCTGCGAAGAGACCGTGGCGAGCAGTGCCGCAACGGCGCATGCGATGAAGCGGGGGCGGAGCATGCTGCGCCGCATCAGCGTGTCGTGTCCGGCATCACGCCCAGGTCGGCCAGCAGCGCGCGGCCGATTGTCAGGCGCTTCGGCGCATCTTCGTCGCGGCGCATGTCCATGTTGAGCGCGAAGCTCTTCACGTTGCCGTCCGCGCCCGTGACCCATCCCACCCACCAGCCGAGCGACTCCGGCGGCTTGTAGTACCAGCCCGTCTTGGCGTGCAGCGCATGCGTCGGCGTTTTCTCGATGAGGGTGATGTCGTGCACCATGTCCTGCGTGCGTGCGGACAGCGGCAACTGGCGCTGTCCGAGCCGCGCGAGAAAGCGCGCCTGCTCTATCGCGGAAATCTTCAGCGGCCCGTCGAGCCAGAAACGGTCGACCACGTCGCCCAGCGCTTCGTTGCCGTAGTGCAGGCGCGCGATCCACTCTTTCATGCGCGCCATGCCGATGCGACGCGCCACCCCCTGGTAGACAGGCAGGTTCGACACGCGAATCGCATCGCGCAGGTTCATGTCGTGCGCCCACTCTTGGCGGCGCTGCGGCTTGCCACCGTAAGGAAGCACTTCGTCGATGTTCTTCACCGCGCCGGTCTCGAGCGCGATCAGGCTGTTGGGAATCTTGTAGGTCGAGGCGGGCACGAAGCGCTGGCCCGCGCGCTTGGCGTCGACCAGCGTGAGCTTGGTCGTGGCGGCGTCGAACAGCGCGAAGGTGCCGGGCATGCCCGCGGCGGTGAAATGCCTGGCCAGATCCGCTCGCTCTTCGATGGCTGCATCGGGCGTGGTGGCCGCATGGGCCAGGCCGCCGTGCCAGGTGGTGGCGAGCGCGGCGATGGTTGCGCCGCCACGAAGCAGCAGGGCGCGGCGTTGTTCGTCGGGTGTGAAAGAGGGCATGGAAGCGCGGGAAGCGGAAGTTGAGACGACGCGAATCTTCCGGCCACCCTCGCGCCGCGACAACGCGGGCGGCAATGCTTGTCGTCACTGCCGTAACCGGCGTAACCGTTACGCCGGTTACGCCCGTAATGGAAGGGGTGGCTAACCGCCCATCGAATAGAAAAATTCTTCCCGCACGATCGCGCCATTGCGCACCGTGTACAGGCCGGCTTCTTCCATCTTGAAACGCTGGCCGGTGGCCTTCATGGTCACGTCGAACTCGAAGCCGACGATGAAGCGGTCGTCGTGCGGCCAGGGACCCGTGATCTTGAACGAATGCACTTCGTGGTTGTCGGTCCACCACTTGCCCTTGGCCTCGATGGCCGCCAGGCCCACCGCCTCTCGCTGGCCGCCCGGCGGCGCGCCCGCCTCGACGCTCACGGCGTCATCGGCATAGAGCGATTTCGCGTCTTCGAACTTTCCCTGCCGGCACAACGCGACGA
This region includes:
- the blaOXA gene encoding class D beta-lactamase, producing the protein MPSFTPDEQRRALLLRGGATIAALATTWHGGLAHAATTPDAAIEERADLARHFTAAGMPGTFALFDAATTKLTLVDAKRAGQRFVPASTYKIPNSLIALETGAVKNIDEVLPYGGKPQRRQEWAHDMNLRDAIRVSNLPVYQGVARRIGMARMKEWIARLHYGNEALGDVVDRFWLDGPLKISAIEQARFLARLGQRQLPLSARTQDMVHDITLIEKTPTHALHAKTGWYYKPPESLGWWVGWVTGADGNVKSFALNMDMRRDEDAPKRLTIGRALLADLGVMPDTTR
- a CDS encoding nuclear transport factor 2 family protein, producing MTTLEIANQLVALCRQGKFEDAKSLYADDAVSVEAGAPPGGQREAVGLAAIEAKGKWWTDNHEVHSFKITGPWPHDDRFIVGFEFDVTMKATGQRFKMEEAGLYTVRNGAIVREEFFYSMGG
- a CDS encoding serine hydrolase domain-containing protein codes for the protein MLRPRFIACAVAALLATVSSQAEPLSFATPPAEIAARVMHDAPGSIVVGVSRQGNARFAMQHNSVAQVGPVREIAADGQPIFEVGSISKLFTGVLLAQAVERGDLSLDDTLGTLLAGQVTLPSEVASITLRQLVTHTACLPGMLPGSPSMTDGNPFARTDRNRLLTGLSTLKLDRAPPCNGPYSSLGLGLLGQVLADHYGKPWEMLVQENIAAPLGMKDTMQHLGSETTRLAPGYEDKAPRAPWDFDALAGAGALRSTAADLLVFARALMAGRKGPLGAAAERALAPLGHDDKYELGYAIRIREKAGRTLYFHTGQTGGYRALLVFAPATQEAAVMVASNASAGAARMADDITAEPPVRRYRPRRSHGQP